In Xenorhabdus griffiniae, the genomic window ATGAAGTTCATAATCACTGGAAAGGAATAAATATGCTACCCAAGAAAATTATCCTTGACTGCGATCCAGGGCATGATGATGCCATTGCTCTCCTGCTTGCCCACGGAGATCCCAATATTGAATTGTTGGCGGTAACGACAGTTGTTGGTAATCAAACCCTGAATAAAGTCACCCGCAATGCGCTTTGCGTTGCACGCATCGCTAATATTCATAACGTTCCTTTCGCAGCAGGTTGCCACCGACCACTGGTTCGGGAGATCAATACAGCCCCAGACATTCACGGTGAAACAGGTCTGGATGGCCCTATTCTTCCTGAACCTAGTATGAAACTGGATGAACGCCATGCCGTCGATCTCATTATTGATGTGATCATGGAAAATCCGCCCAAAAGTGTGACTTTGGTACCAACTGCGGGTTTGACAAATATCGCGATGGCCGCACGCAAAGCACCACAAATTGTTGAGCGGGTAAAAGAAGTTGTATTAATGGGAGGGGGCTATCATAAAGGAAACAGAAGCGCAGTTGCAGAATTCAATATCGTGATCGATCCAGAAGCTGCCCACATTGTTTTTAATGAAAAATGGCCGCTGACGATGGTCGGTTTAGATCTCACTCACCAGGCACAAG contains:
- a CDS encoding nucleoside hydrolase gives rise to the protein MLPKKIILDCDPGHDDAIALLLAHGDPNIELLAVTTVVGNQTLNKVTRNALCVARIANIHNVPFAAGCHRPLVREINTAPDIHGETGLDGPILPEPSMKLDERHAVDLIIDVIMENPPKSVTLVPTAGLTNIAMAARKAPQIVERVKEVVLMGGGYHKGNRSAVAEFNIVIDPEAAHIVFNEKWPLTMVGLDLTHQAQATPEIIEAIAQIKTRSAQFVLDALKFYGDRYREHQGFGYPPVHDPCAVAYVIDPDVMTTQKVPVNIELMGSLTTGMTVADFRFPPPEDCHTQVAVKLDHAKFWQLVIDALKNIGETTY